One genomic window of Salmo salar chromosome ssa12, Ssal_v3.1, whole genome shotgun sequence includes the following:
- the LOC106566077 gene encoding nerve growth factor — MRSSMLVLILVVSAQAVCTMGGDFCPPASTQQQGPAPNRTPNSAPTVDPKLFTKRRYRSPRVLFSAQPPDTEPTGRQGSGASRARRMVGQPQHRGVYSVCESVSNWVGNKTKATDISGNEVEVLPDVNINNVKKKQYFFETTCRGARAGSSGCLGIDGRHWNSYCTNSHTFVRALTSFKDLVAWRLIRIDVACVCVLSRKSWRQ; from the coding sequence atgagGTCGTCCATGTTGGTCTTGATCCTCGTGGTCAGTGCCCAGGCCGTGTGCACCATGGGAGGGGACTTCTGCCCCCCGGCCTCCACTCAGCAGCAGGGCCCTGCCCCTAACAGGACCCCTAACTCTGCCCCCACCGTGGACCCCAAACTCTTCACCAAGCGACGGTACCGCTCGCCCCGCGTTCTCTTCAGTGCGCAGCCACCCGACACGGAGCCCACAGGACGTCAGGGGTCAGGGGCCAGCAGGGCGAGGCGCATGGTAGGTCAGCCACAGCACCGAGGGGTGtactctgtgtgtgagagtgtcagCAACTGGGTAGGCAACAAGACCAAGGCCACAGATATATCTGGCAATGAGGTGGAGGTGCTCCCGGACGTCAACATTAACAACGTCAAGAAAAAGCAGTACTTCTTTGAGACCACGTGCCGTGGCGCCCGGGCGGGTAGCTCTGGCTGCCTGGGCATCGACGGGCGACACTGGAACTCCTACTGCACCAACTCGCACACCTTCGTGCGGGCGTTGACTTCCTTTAAGGACCTGGTGGCCTGGAGACTGATCCGCATCGatgtggcctgtgtgtgtgtgctcagccgAAAGTCTTGGCGACAGTGA